ACCGGACGACGACATTGGTGTCGAGACCGATCACCGGGTGTCTTCCGTTGCGGCAGTGGCGATGGCCTCGTTCATCTCCTCGACGCTGATCGGCTGGTCCGGCCGTGGCACCGCGCCCTTGAGATCCCTGATCGAGGCAGCTTGCGGGTGGATCTCGTATCCATCCGCGGTTGGTACGAAGGCGAGTCGGGAGCCTGGCCGTAGGCCGAGGCGAGCCCGCACCTCGGCGGGGATGGTGACCTGCCCCTTGCTGGTGACCGTCGCAGATACCATTCCTCGCTCCTTACAACAGGTAAGGCAAGTGTACCCAAGTGATTGATGTCAGGCCCGGTCAGCCGGAGTTTCCGCCGTGCACACGGCGTCGGGCACGATCAGCTCCGGCGCTGATTGCCGGATGACTCGCTGAAGCCGAGTGTGCGGTAGCCGGGCATGCGGCGCTTCAGTGAGGCGGCGAGGATCGGCACCTGGTGGTCGTGATAGTCATGCACTTCGACCACTTCTTTACCGGGCGAGGCGCGTACCACCCGGCCCGCGCACTGGACGAGCAGGCCGTCGAACGAGACCGGGGCGGCGAGGAAGAGCGTGTCCAGGGCGGGGGCGTCGAAGCCTTCGCCGATGAATGGTGTTGTCCCGACGACGAGTACGCCGTCGCCAGTGTCCGCCTCCGACAATCGGTGGACTGCCTCGCGGCGCTGTGCGGTGCTCATGCCACCTTGGAGAACGATTGCGTCGTGCCCGTGCTTGGCAAGGAGGGCGACGATGTTTTCGACGTGCGCTACGCGGCGAGTGAGCACCAGGCAGTTGCGGCCGTGAGCGGCGGCGTCAATGACGTCGTCGACGATCTGGGTGTTACGGGCTGGGTCGGCTGCCAGTGCACGGTGCACCTCCGCCAGCGCGGCCGTGTCGGTGGGGTCGATGCCGTCGCAGCGGAACGCTGTCTGGTGCAAGTGCATCACCCGTTGCTGGCCCGGCTCGTGGACGAATACGTCGGTAAGGGTTGTCGGTCCCTCGTCGTTCACCGTGTGCCGGATCGGACCGAGCTGCCAGGTGACCAGTTCCCCGAGCCGGTCGCGGCGTTCGGGTGTTGCGGTCAGCCCGAGCCAGTACCGCCCTCGGATCCGCTTGACGGAGTGGTCGTAGGCAGCGGCGGCCAGGTGATGGCATTCGTCGACGACAATGTGTCCGTAGCCGTTGGTCAGCTCCGTCACATCGTCGCGACGAGCCAGGGACGGCAGCATGATGATGTCGACGACGCCGGTGAGCTTGCGCCGGCCGCCGCCTAGCTGGCCGGGCCGGAAACCCAGGAACTCCTCGATTCGGGAGCGCCACTGCTCGGCAAGCGCCTTGCGATCGAGAAGTATGACGGTGGAGGCAGCTCGCTCGGCGATCACGGCGCATGCCATCACGGTCTTGCCCGATCCCGGTGGTGCGACCAGCACACCGTCATCGTGGCCCAGCAACGCGTCGACGGCGGCGGTCTGCCGGGGATCGAGCTGACCGGAGAACGCGACGTCGATCTCGGCTCCGGCGCTGCGCAGATCGGTGATGTCCAAGCGGGAGCCGGCCTCGTGCACGATCTCGGACGCCAAGTGCCGCAGTCCGCGGGGAAGGACCAGATCGCCATCAACGGTCACGTCATACCCGCGCACGAACCGGGGTGTGTTCCAGGTCGACTTGCGCAGCCGCTGCAGCTCGTAGAACTTTGGGTTGGCCATCGATGCCGCATGCTTGAAAGTGGACAGCGCCGCGGGGGTGAGCTGCGCGGGCCTCAGCCGCAGTCCAGCGTCGAGTTCGGCGTGTAGGACGGACGGCAGACGCGGGTGAACTCTGCTTGCAGACGGTCGGCTCAAGCCACGGACGTCGCTGCCGACGGTGGTGGTGCTGGCCTGGTTGGCGATCTTGCTCGCCGCGGAAAGGCTGAGCCGATCCATGGTGGACAGGAAGTCCCACTGATCCTCGTGCGGTTCGAGCGTGGACAGGTCGAGGAACGTCGTCAGCCCGTCCCGTCGGCGTCGCCCCTGCAGCGGAAGGGCGATCAGGTTGCCGAATCCTCCGGCGGGCAGCACATCCTGACTCGGGAACAGCCGATCGTAAGAGCGCAGGTCCATCGCCCCGCGCAGCGTCATGGCTTCGTGGATCAGCACGGTTCCGACCGATCGTGCGGTGGCGGCAGGGATCGTCTGGGCGAAGAAGACCCACACATGTGCCCCCTGCCCGGACTGGGAGATCTCCAGCGCGGCGGGAACCTGCCTGGCTCGGGCCGCTTTGACGTATGCCAGGGCGTCGAGCATCGCTGCGGAGCCGTCGAAGTCTGCGACCAGGAACGCGCACGTGTTGTCTGGGCGCAACGGGTACACACCGACGAACTCCTGGCCCACCAGGTGGGCCCCGAGGACCTCGCTGGTCAGCGGCAGGTAGGACGCGTCGCTGCGGCGCATGCCCTTGCGCCAGCCGCCGCGAACTGCTGGCATCCATCCTGCTGCCCCCGTTCGATTGTTCTCCCATCGCACCGCATACACATCGGTGCGTGGCACGAAGAGGCCGGCGAACAGGCGCAGCTTGTCCGCGACAGCGGAAGACATGGTGACCATGCCTGGAGGATCGACGGTGGCGGCCAGTTGTTCCGGAGCCGGCGTGACGTCCTGGCCGCGGAGGTCCAGCAGCCGGGCCAGTCGCAGGTTCTCCGAGCGCAGACTGTCCCGCTCACGGATGAGCTGGGCGACCTCCTGCTGCAGCTGATGCGTCGACACTCTGGAGATCGTCGCACGTCAATGGTCTACAAGCGGGCGGTTGGGGTGCTCATCGGTAAGGAGACGGTAGGCTGGCCGATCCCACGTACGCTGAACCCGCTGTCCGCCCAGACGGCACTCGCTTCTTTCGACGGCAACGGCTGCTTGGCGCGTCGACGCTGCTCGCTACGTCATCTGTCAGGCAACGCACGTTGTCGAGCTCATGCTCACCACCCATGATCGGCAGCGAGGAGGCCGTCGTAGTCGTGCCGATCATCTGCCCCGGCGCGAACGCTTGTTCTCGTGGGTCGGTACGCGCTACCTCGGCTGGCCGTGGCGGTTGCGCACGTGCAAGCCGTGCTCGCGCAGGCGTGCGCTGACTGTCTTGGCGCTGGCGCCGACAACCTGCCCGACCCGTGCAAGCGAGAGCCCGCTCTCGTACAGTCGGATGGCTTCCTGAATCTGCTCAGTGGTCAGGCCCTGCTTGCGTATTAGGACGCCGTGTCGCTTCAGGACGGTGCTCACCGTTCGCCGATCGATGCCGAACTGGCCACCGAGCTGATAGACCGTCGCCCCACCGCGATAGCCGTCGATGAGCGCCTGGACTTGCTGCACGTCGAGTTGGTGGGCGGTCGCTGGTCGACGAGCTGTCAACGCCGTCGGAGGGGGAGATCCGGGTTTCGGCAACCTACGCAGCAGCGCCTCCAACGCCCTGACCTGCACAGATTTCTTGTAATGCGCTCCCCGGACCTCCACCCAGTTGCTCTTGTCGAAAGTGCAGATCGACGCTTGTGAGGCCGTCCGAGAGGGCGGCCTCAGTCGGTTCCGGGCGTGGACAACCCTGGGCTGACCAGGAGTTTTGCTGGCATCAGCATGTGGTTCGAGTAGGTTCTCCTTGCTTCGCCGCCGGAGCGGTTCTGCTACGGCGACTTGGGTTGCCAGGTCTCATCCTGGTTGGGTGATGCTGGCGAAGGGCTCGTCGAGCTCGGTGCGGATCTGGCCGGGTTCTGGGCTGAGGAAGATCCAGACGAAGATGGGCGGTTGAGTTGCTTCCGCACCGTGGCCAGCGCATCGGTGTAGGTGGCGTGGACGTCTTGCAGCTGGGCACGGACGCGTGCTATTTGCAAGGCGGCGCGGTGTCCCCCGGTCTGAACACGGGATCCAGGTAGGAGGCCACCAGTGCCATCTGCTCGTCGAGGTCTGCTTCGCAGACTGCCTCCAGTCGTTCTTTGCGCCGCCAGGCCGCCCATTTGGTCTGACCGACTTGTCCGTAGCCGACGACGTAGGGCGCGATGGGCTCGAGGGTGACGCCGCGGTAGCGCGCCACGGCTCGTGCGGAGCGGAGCAGTTCGTCAGTGTCCGTGCCCTGCCGGGCGAGCTGGACGATGTCGACGTAGTCGCGCCATCGGGTGCTGGTGATGCCCCGCTCGAGGATGGTCACGCCCTTCTCGGCGATCGTGGTCTCTGGCGCGTAGCCGAGCAGCTTGATCGGGTCGCCCAGGACACGGTCGATATGCACCTTGCGGGGAGCGGGCACGATCGGATCTCCGGTGGAGACATCCCACGCAGCGGCGCCGTTCCACGGCCCGATCGACACACCGACCCGCACACGGAATCCGGGGTAGTCGGCGTGCTCGCGGATCACCTGCACGCTGATCGAGTTGAGATCGAACACCACCCCGTCATCGGTCTCGACGGCGGCGATGTCGTGAACCACTGCGATGAGGTGCTCAAGTGTGACGTCGGCACCGATGGCGTTCGCATCGGCATCCTTGGTCGGGCGCCGTATGCCGTAGGCGGCCAGCAGGATCCCACCCTTGAGCACGAAGTCCTCGGCATGGGCGGTGCGGCTGAGGCGGTCCAGGAACGACTCCAGCGTGTGCCGGATCAGATACTCCTGTGTCGGCGCACCCGTCCCAGCCTTCGCCGCGGCGGAGCGTGCCGCGGACTGGATGCGGCGGAACACCTCATCGCCCACGCTCACGCCAGCGCCTCCAAGGCCTGAAGGGTTGGAGACTTCGCCCGAGGTAGTTGAGAGGCAATCTCCATCAATCGAGCAGGTTTCCCGCCGCGGCGCAGCCACTCCTTCAACGACTCCCGTGCCAACTCGTACCCGACCTCGCCACGCAACCGGAACGCGTCGGCGATCGACCGCTCGGGTGAGTAGATCCCAATGGTCTGATCCGTGCCCGGAATCGGGATCGCCTCCCGGCCGATGTCGAACGTGGCCCGATCGAACTGATGCCACGCGATCGCACCTGTGCTCACCGGCGTGCGCGACCCGCGCGGGATCGCGACATCCAACGCTGCGGGAATCGCATCGGTGAGCTCATGGTGAGCGAGCGCCGACGCCAAGCAGATCGTTGCATCCGGGCGACGAGTGGCCGCTTCGATCCAGTCCCAGTCCGCCGCCGGAGCATCGGCCGGCAGGTAAATGCCCCGCGCGATCCGCTCCAGCCGGCCATCCCGCGCTGCACGGTAAAGCCCACTGCGCGACAGGCCCGCCTCCTCGGCCCTACCCGGCCTCAGCATGGACATCGTCGTCACCACCTCTCCGGCATGAAACGTCTACATGTAAGTGTAACTGAGGACGTATCGTGTCACCGACCTTCAGTACTTGATCACCGAGCGAATGCCGATGCCGCGTTTCAGCTCGTCGTACCCGTCGTTGATCTCGTCCAGGCCCATGACCCGGGTCACCAGCGCGTCGAGGTCGATGCGGCCGTGCAGGTAGTGGTCGATAAGCTGCGGAAAATCGATCGCCGGTCGGCTGGAACCGTAGTTCGAGCCGATGAGTTGGAGTTCGGAGTCCGACATGACGAACGGGTCGATCGTGATGGTCAAGCCGTCGGGCACCTGTCCGGCGACGACGGCCCGGCCACCGCGGGCCAAGGACGCATACGCGGCCTCGATGGTCGCTGGGAGGCCGATCGCTTCGATGGCGACCTCGACGCCGCGCCCGTCGGTGAGCTGTGGCACCCGCTCGGCGAGGTCCTCCTCGGAGGTGTTGACGACCTCCGTGGCACCGAAGTGTCGCGCCCGTTCGAGCCGCGTGTCGGAGAGGTCGGCTGCGATGATCCGGCGGGCGCCGACCAGACGGGCGCCCTGGATCGCGTTGAGACCGACGCCGCCGCAGCCGAGGACCAGCACCGTCTCGTCGGGGCGGACGTTCGCGGTGTTGATCGCCGCGCCGACGCCGGTGGTGACGGAGCAGCCGACGAGAGACGCCTGCTCGAAAGGAGCGTCGGCGCGCACCGGAATCGCGCCCGACTCCGGCACCATGGTGTACTCCCCGAAGGTGCCGGTGCCGGCGAAGCTGTAGACCTCCTGGCCGTCCACGGTCCTGATGCGGGTCCTCCCGTCGGAGGACAGGTGGTTGGCGGAGTGCCGGGCGACCTCGTCGCACAGGACCGGTCGGCCGCTCACGCAGTAGCGGCACCGGCGACACGGTGGCGTCCACGTCAGGATGACGTGGTCACCCGGAGCGACGCCGCTCACGCCCTCGCCGACCGCCTCGACGACGCCGGCGCCTTCGTGGCCAAGGATCATCGGCGTGGGCACCTCCCATTCGCCGACGATCACGTGGAGGTCGCTGTGGCACAGGCCGCTGGCCCTCATGCGCACGAGCACCTCGCCGGGCGGGGGCGTCGACGGGATGGAGACCGTCTCGATCGTCATCGGTGTGTTCGCCGTCCGGAAGACCGCGGCCCTGAATTCGATGGTCACAAGAGTTGCACCTGTCCCTCGGTGATCGGGATGAACTCGCCGCGCTCTGCGCTGGCGGCGCCGCGCTGTGCGCGGCGCTTGTTGCCGTTGAAGGCGTCACAGATCCGGTCCAGGACCCAGACGGTCCGCAGGCCGGCGCGGCCCATCATCATGAACGGCGGGAACTTCGGCTCGTCCTTCCAGATCGTCTGGAGGTCCTCATGGCGCTTCCCGTCGACGATGTAGTCCGCGATGAGCGACCCGATGTACGGCGCCTGGGCGAGACCGTGCCCGTTACAGCAACATGAGTAGTAGACGTCGTCACCCGTCTGTCCGGCGACGGAGACCCAGGACGAGGTGATCGCGATCCAGCCACCCCACGCCTGGGCCACCCTCACGTCGGCCAGCGACGGGAAACGCGTGTGGAATGCATCCGCGAGCTCCTGGACCAGACCGGGATCCGGCGCCTTGTTCTCGGGCAGTGGGTAGCTGGTGCCCCGCTCGAGTCGGCGCACACCGAAGACCATCGTGTTCCGCTCCGTGACGCGGAAGTGCTCCATGATCTGGTGCTGGCTGAGCACGCCGGAGCGGCTGGTCCAGCCGAGCGCCTCGATCCGCGCGGGGTCGATCGGCTCGGTCTCCACCTCGATGATCCACGCGGGGATCGACAGGCCTTTGGGCGTGATGTCCCACTCGCCGGAGTAGGCGTTGGTGGACAGCACCACCTTGTTGGCGATCACCGCACCGCCGGGCGTCGTGATGACGATCTTCCCGCTCTCGCGACGCATGTCGGTGACCTTGCTCTGCTCGTAGACGCGGGCCGAGCCGGCCAGCAGGACACCTCGCAGACCACGGCAGAGCTTGCCGGGATTCAGCATCCCACCGACGCCCTCCCGCATCCCGCCGACGAACGCGCGCGGTATGCCGATCTCCTCGGCCGTCCCCACCTGACCGCGTCCCCCGGCGTCCCTGAGGATCTTGGCGCAGGCCTTGACACGCAGCATCTGGATCGGCGAAATAGCCCCGAAGGACAGCCCGTTCGGGACATAGTCACAGTCGATCCGGTGGTCCTTGATCTGGGCTTGGAGGTACTCGGCGGCCCGGTCGGCCAGGACCACCATGCCCTTCATGAGCTTGGGGTAGAAGAGTTTCAGCATCCGCAGGTCGCCGCCGGGAGCCCCGGAGATGTGGCCACCGTTGCGAGAGCTGGAGCCGTAGCCGCAGAACTCCGCCTCCAGCAGGACCACGTCCCGGCCGCGGTCGGCGAGCCGCGTGGCCGTGGCCATCCCGCCCACACCGCCGCCGATCACTGCGACATCGCAGGTCACCTCACCGCTGACGGCGGGCTGTAGGTCGGTCGGCGGGTCGATCCAACCGCTGAAGGTGTGCAGCTTGATCTTCGACATGTCCTGTTTCATGAGTACGCACCCTTTCGATCGAGGGGTTCGGTTGCAGGGAGGAGCCGCGCGACGTTGTCGGCAGCGCGCTGGCCGGACAGGACTGCGCCGTTCATGCTGCCCGTCCACTCGCCCGCGGTCTCGGTGCCGGCCCAGTGGACCCGGCCGTGGGGCTCGGTCAGGACGCTGCCGTAGCGCGTCGTCGCGTAGGGGCCGACGACGGGGTTCGGGCCGCCCCGCGCGAACGAGTCGGTGTTCCAACAGTGGTCGATGTAGTCGATCGGCCGGGCGGCTTCGGGGCCGTAGAGGTCGGTGAGCTGCTTCACGACCTGGGCCTTGCGCGTCTCGGGCTGGTGGACGTCGAACACGCGCGGATCGCAGAACGCCATCAGGACGCCGGGACCGTTCGGGCTCGGCGAGACGTCGAAGGTGATGAAGACCGTCCCGGTGTCGGTCAGGGCCTCGCCCGACAACCCGTCGGCTCGCCAGAAGGGCTTGTCATAGGCGACGAAGGCCTTGCTCAGCGCGCCGAGGCCCCACGACCGGATGAGCCCCTGTGTCTTCTCGGGCAGCGCGGGCTCGAACTCGATGCCGGCGCGGTGCTCGGTGGCCGTCGTGACGATCGCGTACTCGGCCCGGAACTGGGCGGTGTCCGTGTCGACCGCGACGCCGTCCGCGTCCTGAATGATCCGACGGACGGGGGAGTTCGGGTGGACCCGGTCGCCGAGAAGCGAGGCGTACCGGACGGCGATCTCCTGCGTGGTCTCGACGTACCGCGCGTCCTGCATCCCGCCTTCCGCGTCGAGCATGTGGTCGAAGCCGCCGAAAGCACGGATGGTGCGCAGCATGTGCAAGAGCGAGACGTCACTGGTCTGACACCCGAACTCCACCTTGGTGACGATGGTCATCAGCGCGCGCGTCGTCGTGCGGGCGCGCTTGCGATCGAGCCACCCCTCCAGGGAGATCGCATCGAGCTCGGCGGCGCGAGGGGAGTTACACGGGGCTTCGACATCGATGGTCTTCGCCAACTTGTCCAGGGCCATCTGGATGCGGGTCATGTTCACCAGGGCCGCCGGCGAGAGCCTGGGAATGGTGCCCTTGTAGGTGCTCCGCTTGCCGGCGAGCCACAGCGTGCTGCGTCCCTCGGCGAACTGCTTGACGGTGGTGCACCCGACCTGGTCGGCGATCGCGCGGATCGCGTCGTGCTCCTTCGCCACCCAGGTGCCACCGAGGTCGACCTTGACCCCGGCGATCTCGCCGGTGAACACGCGCCCGCCAACGCGGTCGCGGCCCTCGAGGACGACCACCGAGTAGCCCTGGTCCACGAGGTCGTGCGCCGCGGTCAGCCCAGCGAAGCCAGCGCCGACGATCACGACATCGACTGATTCAGGCGCGTTCACGACACGACCTCCACGGTCCGCGCCGACGCAACGTCCGTGGCATCGTGGTGCGCGCGCATCGTCTTGTAGCCGTAGTAGTAGGTGATGGCCTGGAAGCCCCAGACGGTGAGCGCGATGGTGTAGAAGATCGTTCGGGACGAGTCATCGGTGTAGAGCCAGGTGTGGTACCGGTTCAGGTCGGCTTCGCCGTTGGCGCCCGGGATGAAGTGGTAGAAGAAGTCATAGGTGAGCGCCACGTAGGTCGCCGCGAGCGATACCACGGCGGTCAGTGCCGCGAGGCGTTGCGCGCCCGCCCGCCACAGGCGCGTCGCGAAATAAAGGAGGAAGCACGTCGTCAGCAGGTTCCCGACGACGTAGAACGTGGCCAGCGCAAGGTGCGGGAAATCGCGCGGCAGGTCGTCGCTGTGCATCGGCCCGAAGATCACAGCGCCTGCGAACGCGAGCACCGTGGCACCCGCCTTAACCGCCGTCGGTGGCTTGTAGCCGTGCGTGACCGCGAGAAGGCCGATCACCAGGAGCAGGGTTATGCCGAAGCACCGCGAGAACGCGTCCAAGTCGTAGGCGAAGTAATACATCGGGCTGGACTTCTTGCCGCTGAGCAGCGACCACAGCAGGAAGTTGGTCGATGACACGGCCACGACGAAGTACTCGAGTGTCAACAGCTGATTGCGGTAGTTGCGCCAGAGTTTGGCCCCGTAGATCCACGTCGTCGCCATCAACCACAGATCGGCCGCGAGAAAGAGCAGATCCTTCATGAGTTGACTCCTCTCCTGACTTGTTCGTTTGACTTGATCACTTGAGCGAGTTTGTGACCGGCGTCACCTGCTGTCAATGGTTCGGCGCGGAATCGGGTTGTGTCCGGCCGAAGTCGGTGCACGCTGCACTCGCGCCGGCGGAAGCAGGTGCGCGCTGTCGTTGTGACGGGGGTCCCGGACGGTGACAGTGGTCGGAATCAGGAATGCAACAGCGAGGAGCGAGCGGTCATGACAACTCAGGTGTCACAGGCGGTCGAGGAGTTCGACATCGTCGTCATCGGAGCCGGAATCTCCGGGATCGGGGCGGCGACGTACTTCACCCGCGAGCTCCCCACCAAGTCGATCGCCGTGTTGGAGGGCCGCGCCGACATCGGCGGCACGTGGGACCTGTTCCGCTATCCCGGGATCCGCTCCGACTCCGACCTGCACACGTTCGGCTACGAGTTCAAACCGTGGCGCCATGACAACGCCATCGCGGACGCGCACCTGATCAAGGGCTACCTGCGCGAGACGGTCGAGGAGAACGAGCTCACCGGCCTGATCCGGTACGGCCACCGTGTCGTGCGGGCCGACTGGTCGTCGCAGGAGTCGACCTGGACGCTGACCGTCCAGGTCACCGACGCCGCCGGGACGACGACGCGCACGATCCGCGCCGGCTGGGTCTTCGCCGCCACCGGTTACTACCGGTATGACGAGGGCTTCTCGCCGGAGTTCGCCGGGCGCGAGGACTTCGGCGGGGTCGTCGTACACCCGCAGCACTGGCCCGAGGACCTCGACTACACCGGCAAGAAGGTCGTCATCATCGGCAGCGGCGCCACCGCGGTGACCATGGTGCCCGCCATGCTCAAGGGTGCCGGGGCCGCCGCCCACGTGACCATGCTGCAACGCACACCGACATACATCATGTCGATGCCCCGGGTCGACAGTGTCGCGCTCGCGCTGACCAAGGTGTTGGGGGAGCAGCGCGGCTACGCGGCCACCCGGTTCAAGAACATCTGGCTGGAGCGCGGCTGGGTGGTGTGGCTGCGACGCTTCCCCAACGCCGGGCGCCGCTTCATCCGCCGCGAGAACCGCAAACGGCTGCCGGAGGGCTTCGACGTCGACAAGCACTTCAACCCGCCGTACAACCCCTGGGACCAGCGGCTCTGCCTGGCCCCCGACGGCGACTTCTTCGACGCCATCAAGGCGGGCAACGCCTCGGTCGCCACGGACCAGATCGTGCGCTTCACCGAGCGCGGCATCCTGCTCGAGTCCGGTGAGGAGCTGGAGGCCGACGTCATCGTGACCGCGACCGGCCTGAACATGCAGCTCTTCGACGGCATGCCGATCGCGCTCGACGGCACCGAGGTGGACATCACCGACGCGGTCGCGTACCGCGGGATGCTGCTGAGCGGGATCCCGAACTGGGCCATGGCGATCGGGTACACCACCTCGTCGTGGACCCTCAAGGTCAGCCTGATGTGTCGCTACTTCATCGATCTGGTCAAGCACATGGACGCGCACGGATACGTCGACGCCGTCCCGGTCGCAGACCCGGACATGGAGCACCGCCCGGTCATGGACCTCCAGTCCGGGTATGCCAAGCGCGGCGCCAAGTTCCTGCCGAAGCAGGGAGTGTCGGCGCCGTGGCGGATGGCGATGTCGTACCAGGAGGACGCCAAGGCACTGCGCGGGCCGGTCTTCGACGAGCACCTCCGGTTCGGCACTGCCCGGCCCGCCGTCTGGACCGTCGACGCTCGGAGCACCGCCGATGTCTGAGAAGAAGGAGACCGACGAGCTGGACCAGTTCGCGCAGCTCGCCTCGGGTATGACGATCTGCTTCCGCGACCACGGGGCGAAGACCGACCCTGCGGTCCTGCTCGTGGCGGGACTGGGCGAGGACCAGACCTTCTGGGGTGACAGTTTCGTGTCGTCGGTGGTCTCGCGGGGCTATCGCGTGATCACCATGGACAATCGTGACGTCGGCCGGTCCACCTTCGCGACCGCACCGCCGCCCGCGATCTGGCGGCAGATCCTCGCCCGTCCCCGCAGGGACGCCTACACGCTGGCGGACATGGCCCAGGACTGCGTCGGCGTCCTCGACCACCTCGGGATCGACCGGATCCACCTGGCCGGACGGTCCATGGGCGGCATGATCGCGCAGACGATCGCCGCCACCGAGCGGCAGCGGGTCCTGTCGCTGACGTCCATCTACTCCACCACCGGCTCGACGAAGGTTGGCCAGCCCGCGAAGTCGACGATCCGGATCCTCGTGCTGTCCCCGGAGGCGAAGACCCGTACCGATGCGGTGCGGTCGCATCTGCGGATCACCCAGCACATCGCCGGGACGGCATACCCCATCGACGACGCGGCGGAGGCCGCCATCGCGGCCCGCGGCTGGGACCGCAGCGCCGGCGACCCGGCCGCCGGGGTGGCGCGTCAGATCGAGGCGATCCAGCGCTCCGGCGATCGCACCGCCCAACTGCGCACGATCGCGGCGCCCGCCCTGGTCATCAACGGCGACCGCGACCTCATGGTCGCGCCCAGCGGCGGCGTCGCCGCCGCCCGGGCGATCCCGTCGGCACAACACGTGGTCATTCCCGGAATGGGACACCACCTACCCGAGGCGCTGGTCGACCCCATCACGCGGTACCTCTGCGGCCACGCCGATCGGGTGAGTGCGGGAGGCGCTCAGGTCGAGATTTCCTGACCGGATCGGTGCAGACTGCGGTCATGGACGAACTGTGGCCGGCGCCCTCGACCGGGGCAACCGACGTCATCCGGTCGGTCTCCCAGCAGTTGCTGGCCGAGGCCGAGGGTTTCGCCGCAGCGGTGATCGCCCCGGCGCTCAACGCCCAGAACGACACCGCACTGCTCGCGGACGGTTCGCTGACCAACGAGGACCGGCAGATCAGCCACTCCGACCTCGTCCAGTGGCTCACCGCGAACATCCAGCACCCGGGCCACCGCGTGGAGCTGTATTTCAGCACCCGCACGACGGACTACATCCGTGATCTCACCTCGCGCGGGATCGCCCCGGACTTCGCCGAAGGATGGCGGGTGGGCCTCGCGATCTCCTGGCGGCGCTGGCTCCGGGAGTGCCTGGCGCAGTGCTCCGACCCGGCCCTGCTGGAGGAGATTCTCGACATCATCGCGCAATCCATGGCCCAGTACGCCATCGACTGGATGGTCGCTGCCCGAGAGGCCAGCGTCGCCGACGCGAT
This genomic window from Flexivirga oryzae contains:
- a CDS encoding transporter, yielding MKDLLFLAADLWLMATTWIYGAKLWRNYRNQLLTLEYFVVAVSSTNFLLWSLLSGKKSSPMYYFAYDLDAFSRCFGITLLLVIGLLAVTHGYKPPTAVKAGATVLAFAGAVIFGPMHSDDLPRDFPHLALATFYVVGNLLTTCFLLYFATRLWRAGAQRLAALTAVVSLAATYVALTYDFFYHFIPGANGEADLNRYHTWLYTDDSSRTIFYTIALTVWGFQAITYYYGYKTMRAHHDATDVASARTVEVVS
- a CDS encoding flavin monoamine oxidase family protein, with protein sequence MNAPESVDVVIVGAGFAGLTAAHDLVDQGYSVVVLEGRDRVGGRVFTGEIAGVKVDLGGTWVAKEHDAIRAIADQVGCTTVKQFAEGRSTLWLAGKRSTYKGTIPRLSPAALVNMTRIQMALDKLAKTIDVEAPCNSPRAAELDAISLEGWLDRKRARTTTRALMTIVTKVEFGCQTSDVSLLHMLRTIRAFGGFDHMLDAEGGMQDARYVETTQEIAVRYASLLGDRVHPNSPVRRIIQDADGVAVDTDTAQFRAEYAIVTTATEHRAGIEFEPALPEKTQGLIRSWGLGALSKAFVAYDKPFWRADGLSGEALTDTGTVFITFDVSPSPNGPGVLMAFCDPRVFDVHQPETRKAQVVKQLTDLYGPEAARPIDYIDHCWNTDSFARGGPNPVVGPYATTRYGSVLTEPHGRVHWAGTETAGEWTGSMNGAVLSGQRAADNVARLLPATEPLDRKGAYS
- a CDS encoding flavin-containing monooxygenase, giving the protein MTTQVSQAVEEFDIVVIGAGISGIGAATYFTRELPTKSIAVLEGRADIGGTWDLFRYPGIRSDSDLHTFGYEFKPWRHDNAIADAHLIKGYLRETVEENELTGLIRYGHRVVRADWSSQESTWTLTVQVTDAAGTTTRTIRAGWVFAATGYYRYDEGFSPEFAGREDFGGVVVHPQHWPEDLDYTGKKVVIIGSGATAVTMVPAMLKGAGAAAHVTMLQRTPTYIMSMPRVDSVALALTKVLGEQRGYAATRFKNIWLERGWVVWLRRFPNAGRRFIRRENRKRLPEGFDVDKHFNPPYNPWDQRLCLAPDGDFFDAIKAGNASVATDQIVRFTERGILLESGEELEADVIVTATGLNMQLFDGMPIALDGTEVDITDAVAYRGMLLSGIPNWAMAIGYTTSSWTLKVSLMCRYFIDLVKHMDAHGYVDAVPVADPDMEHRPVMDLQSGYAKRGAKFLPKQGVSAPWRMAMSYQEDAKALRGPVFDEHLRFGTARPAVWTVDARSTADV
- a CDS encoding alpha/beta fold hydrolase, translated to MSEKKETDELDQFAQLASGMTICFRDHGAKTDPAVLLVAGLGEDQTFWGDSFVSSVVSRGYRVITMDNRDVGRSTFATAPPPAIWRQILARPRRDAYTLADMAQDCVGVLDHLGIDRIHLAGRSMGGMIAQTIAATERQRVLSLTSIYSTTGSTKVGQPAKSTIRILVLSPEAKTRTDAVRSHLRITQHIAGTAYPIDDAAEAAIAARGWDRSAGDPAAGVARQIEAIQRSGDRTAQLRTIAAPALVINGDRDLMVAPSGGVAAARAIPSAQHVVIPGMGHHLPEALVDPITRYLCGHADRVSAGGAQVEIS